In one Apostichopus japonicus isolate 1M-3 chromosome 18, ASM3797524v1, whole genome shotgun sequence genomic region, the following are encoded:
- the LOC139959139 gene encoding uncharacterized protein — protein sequence HPLIHAFFHPSIHPSINPSIHTSIYLSIHPSTHPYTIPHPSTGPHDHTPAHPSTHPSIHPPVHPSIHLSTHPSIHPPIHLSTMHLSIYPYIHPSIHPSIHPSIHPSIHPSIHPSIHPSIHPSIHPSIHPSIHLSINPSIHPFIYPSIHPSIHQSIHPSIHLSIHPSIHPSIHPSIHPSIHPSIHPSIHLCVGCIRTMFVLHNLKVSDLLQYEINEVFLLHATSLRPVGYILP from the coding sequence CATCCATTAATTCATGCATTCTTTCATCCTTCCATCCACCcttccatcaatccatccattcatACATCCATCTAtctgtccatccatccatccacccacccatatACGATCCCACACCCATCCACCGGCCCACACGACCACACACCTGCacacccatccacccatccatctatccatccgcccgtccatccatccattcatctatccacccatccatccatccatccacccatccatctatccaccatgcatctatccatctatccatacatccatccttccatccatccatccattcatccatccatccatccatccatccatccatccatccatccatccatccatccatccatccatccatccatccatccatccatccatccatccatccatctatccatcaatccatccatccatccattcatctatccatccatccatccatctatccatcaatccatccatccatccattcatctatctatccatccatccatccatccttccatccatccatccatccatccatccatccatccatccatccatccatccatccatctatgtGTAGGCTGTATACGAACAATGTTTGTGCTCCATAACCTTAAAGTCTCTGATTTGCTACAATATGAAATTAACGAAGTTTTCTTACTCCATGCGACAAGCCTAAGGCCCGTAGGCTATATATTACCTTGA
- the LOC139958870 gene encoding uncharacterized protein: MEFSKRIFRFCRKNMYMVFVILLASAAISSFYVEWIHLHKQLCNGHECSSRDEINIRDTVMNIPPNATLENLANFFNISKNELEKFLAVGSELRERNENMLSVNSSNLLTQIKTSIIGKASYNHQAPPESVETNKSDLESKTESTNSIDNQAISSNAIWDRISSEGSPGVNLTGKWVPLDPRSTSQVPLVSDTARIENLNPSDNGVWTFRIPGFETIFSGFSRIRQMLSGTTSDEPNQTTNVQDDSASNETRELYHEGPRMIEEMEWLLGTETAGTSSDEEIDGGDYENLKILDQDLYSTNSVSQFIPSSSDKFS; the protein is encoded by the coding sequence ATGGAATTTTCAAAACGAATCTTTAGATTTTGCCGTAAAAATATGTACATGGTTTTCGTAATCCTGTTAGCGTCAGCGGCCATATCATCATTTTACGTGGAATGGATTCATTTACATAAACAGCTGTGCAATGGTCACGAATGCTCTAGCCGAGATGAAATCAACATTCGAGATACCGTAATGAACATACCGCCAAATGCGACCTTGGAAAACCTAGCcaattttttcaacatttcgAAAAATGAACTGGAGAAGTTTTTAGCCGTTGGGTCTGAGTTACGCGAAAGAAATGAGAACATGTTGTCTGTAAATTCGTCTAATTTACTCACTCAAATCAAGACGAGCATCATTGGAAAAGCAAGCTATAACCATCAAGCTCCACCAGAAAGCGTCGAAACTAATAAAAGTGATTTGGAAAGCAAAACTGAATCGACTAATTCCATAGACAATCAAGCAATTTCATCGAACGCCATATGGGACAGAATTTCTTCTGAAGGATCTCCAGGGGTTAATTTAACGGGTAAATGGGTGCCATTGGACCCAAGGTCTACTAGTCAAGTACCATTAGTATCAGATACAGCCAGAATCGAGAATCTGAATCCATCGGACAACGGTGTTTGGACTTTTCGTATTCCAGGCTTTGAAACGATATTTTCGGGTTTCTCAAGAATTAGACAAATGCTAAGCGGGACTACGTCAGACGAGCCTAACCAAACTACTAATGTACAAGATGATTCTGCCTCGAACGAAACAAGGGAACTTTACCATGAAGGACCGCGAATGATAGAAGAAATGGAGTGGCTATTAGGAACCGAAACAGCCGGAACGAGTAGCGATGAAGAAATCGATGGGGGAGATTACGAGAATCTTAAGATACTTGACCAAGACCTGTATTCTACTAATTCGGTGAGCCAATTCATCCCGTCATCATCTGACAAATTTTCATGA
- the LOC139959054 gene encoding adenosine receptor A3-like has translation MAYREGQGLTDVKSPIRPERDWSGFLSLSLEGLTLVGNFFPALVAFRVKRRSERTVTDYLIGALSINDMMAVLLPLPVSLPAFIDPEGNDDWKGGKASCVFYQFCIFWLQTAAMLLVTEMAFERYLALAIPLRYKSWRTHRRALGMIGFVYSFTFVVSLMPVAGLAPPAVSKNGGQVCRSWIATQPEKWHQTIFPIFLIIQGWTTMVIVLMLNVNLVCRIRSYSKRMVGIDRNNEDERKSIREFTKLVVVIAILFYLTWLPVMIVLTLTQFGYRVPELFAVYALMSTILNGLFNPIVYCALSKQYRDGYLVIASGFIKGCCLYIHCAVFLFTTPKSNQNHKIIEDGESNTATGHVLDLPLRETRL, from the exons ATGGCGTATCGAGAGGGTCAGGGATTAACTGACGTCAAGAGCCCCATACGACCTGAACGCGACTGGTCCGGATTCCTAAGTCTCTCTCTAGAGGGACTGACCCTTGTCGGCAATTTTTTTCCTGCTCTAGTCGCTTTCCGAGTTAAAAGACGGTCTGAGAGAACAGTGACGGACTATTTGATTGGTGCTCTGTCCATCAATGATATGATGGCGGTATTACTTCCTCTTCCGGTTTCTCTACCTGCGTTTATTGATCCAGAGGGAAATGACGATTGGAAAGGCGGGAAAGCAAGTTGTGTATTTTATCAGTTTTGCATATTTTGGCTGCAAACCGCCGCTATGTTACTTGTGACCGAAATGGCTTTCGAAAGATATTTGGCATTAGCTATACCACTGAGATATAAAAGTTGGAGAACTCACAGGAGAGCACTAGGCATGATTGGTTTCGTCTATTCGTTTACATTCGTCGTTTCACTGATGCCTGTTGCTGGCCTTGCTCCTCCAGCCGTTTCAAAAAACGGCGGCCAAGTTTGCCGTTCCTGGATAGCGACGCAACCTGAAAAATGGCATCAGACAATTTTTCCAATTTTCCTAATTATTCAAGGATGGACAACGATGGTGATAGTGCTTATGTTAAATGTGAACTTAGTATGTAGGATACGGAGCTACAGTAAACGAATGGTCGGTATTGATCGGAATAACGAAGATGAGAGGAAATCAATACGAGAATTTACCAAGCTGGTTGtcgtcatcgccattttgttttatttaactTGGCTACCAGTCATG ATCGTTCTAACTCTTACCCAATTCGGTTATCGAGTGCCTGAGTTGTTTGCGGTATATGCCTTGATGAGTACGATATTAAACGGTTTATTCAATCCAATCGTTTACTGTGCTCTCAGCAAGCAATACCGAGACGGTTATTTGGTCATCGCAAGTGGTTTCATCAAAGGATGTTGCCTCTACATCCATTGCGCTG TGTTTTTATTCACTACACCGAAGTCGAaccaaaatcataaaataattgAAGACGGAGAATCTAACACCGCAACAGGGCACGTCTTAGATCTACCCCTGAGAGAAACAAGGCTGTAG